A part of Methanobrevibacter oralis genomic DNA contains:
- the fdhD gene encoding formate dehydrogenase accessory sulfurtransferase FdhD translates to MGYVRKINAIQWNNGNYKTIEEECVEDKHAYLFIDNLPPRKFATYPRDLDDFAVGYCLGEGLIKNYQDIETIKINKTDIKITTKYCHEKNETKELQGIESDSAGGLRSKLNKIEVVESDLKIDASKIIKDMIHLKENAIIWSKTGGVHVAQLICEDNCIIREDVSRHVAVDKVIGAACRENYNFSKSYISYSGRMPSDMLAKIIRVKIPIIISNAAPASSGIDIASEGNITMIGFVRENRFTVYSAPERINFDK, encoded by the coding sequence ATGGGATATGTAAGAAAAATTAACGCAATTCAATGGAATAATGGGAACTATAAAACAATTGAAGAAGAATGTGTTGAAGATAAACATGCTTACCTTTTTATTGATAATTTACCCCCACGTAAATTTGCAACATACCCAAGAGATTTAGATGACTTTGCAGTAGGATATTGTTTAGGAGAAGGTTTAATTAAGAACTACCAAGATATTGAAACAATAAAAATAAACAAAACAGATATTAAAATTACCACAAAGTACTGTCATGAAAAAAATGAAACAAAAGAACTTCAAGGGATTGAATCAGATAGTGCAGGAGGATTAAGATCAAAATTAAATAAAATTGAGGTCGTAGAATCTGACTTAAAAATTGATGCAAGCAAAATAATAAAAGATATGATTCATTTAAAAGAAAATGCCATTATTTGGAGTAAAACAGGAGGAGTTCATGTAGCCCAATTAATATGTGAAGATAACTGCATAATAAGAGAAGATGTAAGCCGTCACGTTGCTGTAGATAAAGTCATTGGCGCTGCTTGTAGAGAAAATTATAACTTTTCAAAATCCTATATATCCTATAGTGGTAGAATGCCCTCAGATATGTTAGCTAAAATAATAAGAGTAAAAATACCTATAATTATTTCCAACGCAGCTCCTGCAAGTTCAGGAATTGATATAGCTAGTGAAGGTAACATTACCATGATTGGATTTGTAAGAGAAAATAGATTTACTGTTTATAGTGCCCCTGAAAGAATAAATTTTGATAAATAA
- a CDS encoding tetratricopeptide repeat protein, with protein MLLKKIFYFFYNHKLYNKSVDSLSKEYWDDALKISNILLERNYNTSLVLNNLIIIYYDGFNDLDSLLIRVEELFLNEDYDYFVLLLRKGHILYLQNKYDEALNCFNEVLDNDSCDLWAYFFKCCTLHKLNELKDSELFNRINPKNCNDDYLLFYIARYFYDIGMYDKSFYYLNQSLKLKPKSPNKLMFKGEVFKSLEKYDEALDACNEALKYNPKSPPLWNLKGIIYNKLKDYNNAIKCFDKTLEINNKYYFALANKSNALSRLGDYKSALKLNEKALDLTQDYPELWYNYGSSLFRNERFEEALKAYDKSLKLSPNNITTLSAKCETLVKLKNFEEVLSCTEEILKIDNENSYAIDSKLTALENLNRYDEMLSTYDDAFKIYPDDEYLIKDKKERLSRINKT; from the coding sequence ATGTTACTTAAAAAAATTTTTTATTTTTTCTATAATCATAAATTATATAACAAGTCCGTAGATAGTTTATCGAAAGAATACTGGGATGATGCTTTAAAAATTTCTAATATCTTATTAGAGAGAAATTATAATACATCTTTAGTTTTGAATAATTTAATCATCATATATTATGATGGTTTTAATGATTTGGATAGTTTGTTAATTAGGGTTGAGGAATTATTTTTGAATGAGGATTATGATTATTTTGTATTGTTGCTTAGGAAAGGGCATATTTTATATCTTCAAAATAAATATGATGAGGCTTTAAATTGTTTTAATGAGGTTTTAGATAATGATTCTTGTGATTTGTGGGCATATTTTTTTAAATGTTGCACATTACATAAGTTAAATGAATTAAAAGATTCGGAATTATTTAATAGAATTAATCCTAAAAATTGCAATGATGATTATTTGTTATTTTATATTGCTCGTTATTTTTATGATATTGGAATGTATGATAAGTCATTTTATTATTTAAATCAAAGTTTAAAATTAAAACCCAAAAGTCCTAATAAATTAATGTTTAAGGGTGAGGTTTTTAAGTCTTTGGAAAAATATGATGAGGCTTTAGATGCGTGTAATGAAGCATTGAAATATAATCCTAAATCTCCTCCATTATGGAACCTAAAAGGAATCATATATAACAAATTAAAAGATTATAATAATGCCATTAAATGTTTTGATAAGACTTTAGAAATTAATAACAAATATTACTTCGCTTTAGCAAACAAAAGCAATGCATTAAGCCGACTCGGAGATTATAAATCGGCACTCAAATTAAATGAAAAGGCATTAGATTTAACTCAGGATTATCCAGAATTATGGTACAATTATGGAAGCAGCCTATTTAGAAATGAAAGATTTGAAGAAGCTTTAAAAGCATATGATAAATCTTTAAAATTATCCCCAAACAACATTACTACATTATCTGCAAAATGTGAAACATTAGTCAAACTAAAGAATTTTGAAGAAGTTTTATCATGCACTGAGGAAATATTAAAAATAGATAATGAAAACTCATATGCAATAGACTCCAAGCTCACAGCCTTAGAAAATCTAAACAGATACGATGAAATGTTATCAACCTATGATGATGCTTTTAAAATTTATCCAGATGATGAATACTTAATAAAAGACAAAAAAGAAAGACTGTCACGTATTAACAAAACTTAA
- a CDS encoding carboxymuconolactone decarboxylase family protein yields the protein MKGEVFYGKGIRELEDDFPDLYDMVKDLNETVWNGKVLDNKTQKLIAIGITASRADTRATKKQIISAIQELDITKDEIVDVLRVVLLTSGMPAFSKALQILNSVIETMD from the coding sequence ATGAAAGGTGAAGTATTTTATGGTAAAGGTATTCGTGAATTAGAGGATGATTTTCCTGATTTGTATGATATGGTTAAAGATTTAAATGAAACCGTTTGGAATGGGAAAGTATTAGATAACAAAACCCAAAAATTAATAGCTATTGGGATTACAGCATCTCGTGCAGATACAAGAGCTACTAAAAAGCAAATTATAAGTGCAATTCAAGAATTAGATATTACTAAAGATGAAATTGTGGATGTTTTAAGAGTTGTTTTATTAACTTCTGGAATGCCTGCTTTTTCAAAAGCTTTACAAATTTTAAATAGTGTTATTGAAACAATGGATTAA
- a CDS encoding peptidase associated/transthyretin-like domain-containing protein: protein MDNKYLAILVVIFIICIGTFMFQLNKNVATFIVINETEIPENGRITGMLMDSFGNGVANKTITFNKPDYKLGTLVSTNTNENGEFVISNVEYLPDAGEDNYYGNFSFAGDNKYNPCFYEGNITVVAS from the coding sequence ATGGATAATAAATATTTAGCAATTTTGGTTGTAATATTTATAATATGTATTGGAACTTTCATGTTTCAATTAAATAAAAATGTTGCAACTTTTATTGTTATTAATGAAACAGAAATTCCGGAAAATGGGAGAATTACTGGAATGTTAATGGATTCCTTTGGAAATGGTGTAGCTAATAAAACGATTACATTTAACAAACCAGATTATAAGTTAGGAACTCTTGTAAGTACAAATACTAATGAAAATGGAGAATTTGTAATTAGTAATGTTGAATATCTTCCAGATGCTGGTGAAGATAATTATTATGGTAATTTTTCCTTTGCAGGAGATAATAAGTACAATCCTTGTTTTTATGAGGGTAATATAACTGTAGTAGCTAGTTAA